The following are from one region of the Actinomyces sp. oral taxon 897 genome:
- a CDS encoding serine kinase gives MRPLNVLRRTEGVRRAWPASDGGLTFETTDARGRLRAGRVTPRGQVHLVPYATDPDLPALGPRPQGRLVVHRLSRRAVVLSPTRAVRILRPARVDRTLEVGAAMAGLCTRAGARAAVARPAGGGATTQPLLEGRSLHDLGAGALPAWQALAGTWPALASLADSPQALSLPRHTAWDEARVLRGWLTQVRRHRAVGPLKALERAVEAACTALVRQDAPVRTTPQTGAGSRGRPVTEVPSHRDLHDKQVLWDGRTPGLLDLDTAARAEAALDVGNLLAHLELRALAGSLPAEAARAAAGYLRDAVEHLPTTPERTEVYTRSARLRLACVYAFRPAAGPWLDAWLDHVLGT, from the coding sequence ATGAGACCCCTGAACGTGCTGCGCCGCACCGAGGGCGTCCGCCGGGCCTGGCCCGCGTCCGACGGCGGGCTGACCTTTGAGACCACCGACGCCCGGGGCCGCCTGCGGGCCGGACGGGTCACACCCCGGGGGCAGGTCCACCTGGTCCCCTACGCCACCGACCCGGACCTGCCCGCCCTGGGGCCCCGCCCGCAGGGCCGCCTGGTGGTCCACCGGCTCTCCCGCCGCGCGGTCGTGCTGTCCCCCACCCGGGCCGTGAGGATCCTCAGGCCCGCTCGGGTGGACAGGACCCTGGAGGTGGGGGCCGCCATGGCCGGCCTGTGCACCCGGGCCGGGGCGCGGGCCGCGGTGGCACGCCCGGCCGGCGGGGGCGCCACCACCCAGCCGCTGCTGGAGGGGCGGAGCCTGCATGACCTGGGTGCGGGGGCGCTGCCCGCCTGGCAGGCCCTGGCAGGCACCTGGCCCGCCCTGGCCTCCCTGGCCGACTCCCCCCAGGCGCTCTCGCTGCCCCGGCACACCGCCTGGGACGAGGCCCGGGTGCTGCGCGGCTGGCTCACCCAGGTCCGGCGGCACCGGGCCGTGGGCCCCCTGAAGGCGCTGGAGCGCGCCGTGGAGGCGGCCTGCACCGCCCTGGTCCGGCAGGACGCGCCGGTGCGGACCACGCCCCAAACGGGTGCCGGGTCCCGGGGCAGGCCGGTGACCGAGGTCCCCAGTCACCGTGACCTGCACGACAAGCAGGTCCTGTGGGACGGCCGCACCCCGGGCCTGCTGGACCTGGACACGGCCGCCCGCGCGGAGGCCGCCCTGGACGTGGGCAACCTGCTGGCCCACCTTGAGCTGCGCGCCCTGGCCGGCTCCCTGCCCGCCGAGGCGGCCCGGGCCGCGGCGGGGTACCTGCGCGACGCCGTCGAGCACCTGCCGACCACCCCTGAGCGCACCGAGGTCTACACGCGCTCCGCCCGCCTCCGGCTGGCCTGCGTGTACGCCTTCCGCCCCGCGGCCGGCCCCTGGCTGGACGCCTGGCTGGACCACGTCCTGGGCACCTGA
- a CDS encoding UDP-glucose dehydrogenase family protein: protein MKITVTGCGYLGAVHAVSMAELGHEVLGIEADADRARSLQEGRTPFYEPGMDQALGSALGSGRLRFTSCPDPGEVARAQVHFLCVGTPQSAHSGAADLRFLWSAVDRLLDCLPAPTQAVVVGKSTVPVGTAAEVARRLGQVGATLVWNPEFLREGHAVHDTLHPDRIVYGLPDDPRAAEHAQGVLDEVYAPVLAEGVERITANYATAELVKVAANSFLATKISFINAMAEMCEATGGDVTVLAEAIGRDERIGRRFLGAGVGFGGGCLPKDIRAFTTRARELGVQDAVAFLHEVDLINQRRRDRVVSLARRHLGGDLRGRRVTFLGAAFKPDSDDVRDSPALDVARRLQEAGALVTVCDPRALPVVRCQHPGLRTEEDPAAAMSGAEAVLLLTEWDEFTGLDPHEAATWVSRPVMIDGRNALDPEQWREAGWTYAGLGR, encoded by the coding sequence ATGAAGATCACCGTCACAGGGTGCGGCTACCTCGGAGCCGTCCACGCCGTCTCCATGGCCGAGCTCGGCCACGAGGTCCTGGGCATCGAGGCCGACGCGGACAGGGCACGCTCCCTCCAGGAGGGCCGGACGCCCTTCTACGAGCCCGGGATGGACCAGGCCCTGGGATCCGCCCTGGGGTCGGGCAGACTGCGCTTCACCTCCTGCCCGGACCCCGGCGAGGTGGCCCGGGCCCAGGTGCACTTCCTGTGCGTGGGCACCCCCCAGTCGGCCCACAGCGGCGCCGCCGATCTGCGGTTCCTGTGGTCGGCGGTGGACCGTCTCCTGGACTGCCTGCCCGCCCCCACCCAGGCCGTGGTGGTCGGCAAGTCCACCGTCCCGGTGGGGACCGCCGCCGAGGTCGCGCGGCGCCTGGGCCAGGTAGGGGCCACGCTGGTGTGGAACCCCGAGTTCCTGCGGGAGGGGCACGCCGTCCACGACACCCTCCACCCCGACAGGATCGTCTACGGGCTGCCGGATGACCCCCGGGCCGCCGAGCACGCCCAGGGGGTCCTGGACGAGGTCTACGCCCCCGTCCTGGCCGAGGGCGTGGAGCGGATCACCGCCAACTACGCCACCGCCGAGCTGGTCAAGGTCGCCGCGAACTCCTTCCTGGCCACCAAGATCTCCTTCATTAACGCCATGGCCGAGATGTGCGAGGCCACCGGCGGGGACGTGACCGTCCTGGCCGAGGCGATCGGCAGGGACGAGCGCATCGGCCGCAGGTTCCTGGGCGCCGGGGTCGGCTTCGGCGGTGGCTGCCTGCCCAAGGACATCCGCGCCTTCACCACCCGGGCCCGCGAGCTGGGGGTCCAGGACGCGGTGGCCTTCCTGCACGAGGTGGACCTCATTAACCAGCGCCGCCGGGACCGGGTGGTCTCCCTGGCCCGCAGGCACCTGGGCGGGGACCTGCGGGGACGCCGCGTGACCTTCCTGGGGGCCGCCTTCAAGCCTGACAGCGACGACGTGCGCGACTCCCCCGCCCTGGACGTGGCCCGCCGTCTCCAGGAGGCGGGGGCGCTGGTGACCGTCTGCGACCCGCGGGCCCTGCCGGTGGTGCGCTGCCAGCACCCCGGGCTGCGTACCGAGGAGGACCCCGCCGCCGCCATGAGCGGGGCGGAGGCCGTCCTGCTGCTCACCGAGTGGGACGAGTTCACCGGGCTCGACCCGCATGAGGCCGCCACCTGGGTGTCCCGCCCGGTCATGATCGACGGGCGCAACGCCCTGGATCCCGAGCAGTGGCGCGAGGCCGGGTGGACCTACGCCGGACTGGGGAGGTGA
- a CDS encoding sensor histidine kinase: MEVARTTLRSRIVGTMVLVATVALSVSGTLLWVLEERSIHHDADRQLDRVHTLLTDLAVTGTDPGTGAPFTSPSRVLHAYLSATVLGPTQGAVALLGSRVYLLAPRGVTLRPEEDPELMSYATAHATGADAVVDTLRTARGTYRVLVSPITTHGEQGALVYVIDLRAPTSSLRQSMALYALSATVSLAAVAVLARVAVGRLLRPIGELRQAAEAIDERNLSQRVPVRGRDDLAALASAFNRMVGRVERSVEAQRSLTDDVGHELRTPITIVRGHLELVDPHDPEDVTSTTHLALEELDRMGVLVNDMLTLARSLDSQHVRPQDYDVAALTRTVLDKARALGERRWLLEGTAQVTARVDQQRLTQAWLQLAANAVRYSDPGSTVALGSAATGSELRLWVRDEGTGIAPQDLERIRQRFVRTAQARARSSGSGLGLPIVENIVAAHGGRLDIASEPGTGSVFTMVLPWSPDEAAGPTGR, from the coding sequence ATGGAGGTTGCCCGCACCACACTGAGGTCCCGCATCGTGGGGACCATGGTCCTGGTCGCCACCGTGGCCCTGAGCGTCTCCGGGACCCTGCTGTGGGTCCTGGAGGAGCGCAGCATCCACCACGACGCCGACCGTCAGCTGGATCGCGTCCACACCCTGCTGACCGACCTGGCGGTCACCGGGACCGACCCGGGCACCGGCGCGCCCTTCACCTCCCCCTCCCGGGTGCTCCACGCCTACCTGTCGGCCACGGTGCTGGGCCCCACCCAGGGGGCGGTGGCCCTCCTGGGCTCCCGGGTCTACCTGCTGGCGCCCCGGGGGGTCACCCTGCGCCCCGAGGAGGACCCCGAGCTCATGTCCTACGCGACGGCGCACGCCACCGGGGCGGACGCGGTGGTGGACACCCTGCGCACCGCCAGGGGCACCTACCGGGTGCTGGTCTCACCCATTACCACCCACGGGGAGCAGGGGGCCCTGGTGTACGTCATCGACCTGCGCGCCCCCACCTCCTCGCTACGCCAGTCCATGGCCCTGTACGCCCTGTCCGCTACCGTGAGCCTGGCCGCGGTGGCGGTGCTGGCCAGGGTCGCCGTCGGACGCCTGCTGCGCCCCATTGGTGAGCTGCGCCAGGCCGCGGAGGCCATTGACGAGCGCAACCTCTCCCAGCGAGTACCCGTGCGCGGCCGGGACGACCTGGCGGCGCTGGCCTCCGCCTTCAACCGGATGGTGGGCCGGGTGGAGCGGTCGGTGGAGGCGCAGCGGAGCCTGACCGACGACGTCGGCCACGAGCTGCGCACCCCCATCACCATTGTGCGCGGCCACCTGGAGCTGGTGGACCCCCACGACCCCGAGGACGTGACCTCCACCACCCACCTGGCGCTGGAGGAGCTGGACCGCATGGGGGTGCTCGTCAACGACATGCTCACCCTGGCCAGATCCCTGGACTCCCAGCACGTCCGGCCCCAGGACTACGACGTCGCCGCCCTGACGCGCACGGTCCTGGACAAGGCGCGTGCCCTGGGGGAGCGCCGGTGGCTGCTGGAGGGGACGGCGCAGGTCACCGCCCGGGTGGACCAGCAGCGCCTGACCCAGGCCTGGCTCCAGCTGGCCGCCAACGCGGTGCGCTACTCCGACCCCGGATCCACCGTGGCCCTGGGCTCGGCCGCCACCGGATCCGAGCTGCGCCTGTGGGTGCGTGACGAGGGCACGGGGATCGCCCCGCAGGACCTGGAGCGCATCCGGCAGCGCTTTGTACGCACCGCCCAGGCGCGGGCGCGCTCCAGCGGGTCGGGGCTGGGGCTGCCCATTGTGGAGAACATTGTGGCCGCCCACGGGGGCCGGCTGGACATCGCCTCCGAGCCCGGTACAGGCTCGGTGTTCACCATGGTCCTGCCGTGGAGCCCCGACGAGGCGGCGGGGCCCACCGGACGGTAG
- a CDS encoding response regulator transcription factor, with amino-acid sequence MSTVLVVEDEARIASFVSKGLRAAGLSVEVTGSGRQAVARACQEGIDLILLDVGLPDVDGFEVLERIRGQGVSTPVIMLTARSSVEDRVAGLSGGADDYVAKPFAFEELLARVRLRMRPQGREPGGGSATRLTHRDLVLDLRTRRILADGSWRDLSAREFALAETFMRNAGMVLSREQLLGAVWGIDFDPGSNVVDVYVSYLRSKIGRERLETVRGMGYRLV; translated from the coding sequence ATGAGCACGGTACTGGTCGTCGAGGACGAGGCGCGCATCGCCTCCTTCGTCTCCAAGGGGCTGCGGGCCGCCGGCCTGAGCGTGGAGGTCACCGGGTCCGGCAGGCAGGCCGTGGCACGCGCCTGCCAGGAGGGGATCGACCTCATCCTGCTGGACGTGGGCCTGCCCGACGTGGACGGCTTCGAGGTGCTGGAGCGGATCCGCGGCCAGGGGGTGAGCACCCCGGTCATTATGCTCACCGCCCGCTCCTCGGTGGAGGACCGGGTCGCCGGCCTGAGCGGCGGGGCGGACGACTACGTGGCCAAGCCCTTCGCCTTCGAGGAGCTGCTGGCACGGGTGCGCCTGCGTATGCGCCCCCAGGGGCGTGAGCCCGGGGGTGGCTCGGCGACCCGGCTGACCCACCGGGACCTGGTGCTGGATCTGCGCACCCGCCGGATCCTGGCGGACGGATCCTGGCGCGACCTGTCGGCCCGCGAGTTCGCCCTGGCGGAGACCTTTATGCGCAACGCCGGGATGGTGCTCAGCCGTGAGCAGCTGCTGGGCGCCGTGTGGGGCATCGACTTCGACCCCGGCTCCAACGTGGTGGACGTCTACGTGTCCTACCTGCGCTCCAAGATCGGGCGGGAGCGCCTGGAGACGGTGCGGGGCATGGGCTACCGCCTGGTGTGA
- the leuD gene encoding 3-isopropylmalate dehydratase small subunit, whose protein sequence is MEKFIRHTGIGAPLRRSAVDTDQIIPAVYLKRITRTGFEDALFASWRAGDPGFVLNQEAYRRASVLVAGPDFGTGSSREHAVWALKDYGFKVVLAPRFADIFRGNAGKQGLVAGVVSQEDCEQLWKILETAPGTEVTVDLEARTVEAGAFRCTFSIDDYVRWTLMEGLDDISLTLQHEEEIVAYERARPAFKPATLPARHLPPVPVVPARAADMPRP, encoded by the coding sequence ATGGAGAAGTTCATCCGCCACACCGGTATCGGCGCCCCCCTGCGCCGCAGCGCCGTGGACACCGACCAGATCATCCCGGCCGTCTACCTCAAGCGGATCACCCGCACCGGTTTCGAGGACGCCCTGTTCGCCTCCTGGAGGGCGGGCGACCCCGGTTTCGTCCTCAACCAGGAGGCCTACCGACGGGCCTCCGTGCTGGTGGCCGGGCCCGACTTCGGTACCGGCTCCTCACGCGAGCACGCCGTGTGGGCCCTGAAGGACTACGGCTTCAAGGTGGTCCTGGCCCCCCGGTTCGCCGACATCTTCCGCGGCAACGCCGGCAAGCAGGGGCTGGTGGCCGGGGTGGTGAGCCAGGAGGACTGCGAGCAGCTGTGGAAGATCCTGGAGACCGCCCCGGGGACCGAGGTGACCGTGGACCTGGAGGCCCGCACCGTGGAGGCGGGCGCCTTCCGGTGCACCTTCTCCATCGACGACTACGTGCGCTGGACCCTCATGGAGGGCCTGGACGACATCTCGCTGACCCTCCAGCACGAGGAGGAGATCGTCGCCTACGAGCGGGCGCGGCCGGCCTTCAAACCGGCCACGCTGCCGGCCCGCCACCTGCCCCCGGTCCCGGTGGTGCCCGCGCGGGCCGCCGACATGCCGCGCCCCTGA
- the leuC gene encoding 3-isopropylmalate dehydratase large subunit: MGMTLAEKVWRDHVVTQGADGAPDLLYIDLHLVHEVTSPQAFEGLRLAGRQVRRPDLTLATEDHNTPTLDIDLPIADPTSRTQIETLRRNCAEFGVRLHSLGDADQGIVHAVGPQLGLTQPGMTVVCGDSHTSTHGAFGALAFGIGTSQVEHVLATQTLPIAPFRTMSVTIDGDLPAGSGAKDIILAIIAKIGTNGAQGHVIEYRGRAIEQLSMEARMTICNMSIEGGARAGMIAPDAVTYDYLAGRPHAPVGADWDAAVAYWDSLRTDADAVFDTEVVLEAADIEPFVTWGTNPGQGLPISAAVPDPEDIADATERLAAQRAIEYMDLTPGTPLRQIPVDAVFVGSCTNGRIEDLRTAAEVVRGRTKAPGLRMLVVPASARIRLQAEAEGLDQVFKDFGAEWRNAGCSMCLAMNPDKLAPGERAASTSNRNFEGRQGKGGRTHLVSPAVAAATAVRGTLSSPADLPPLPARPATTTAPGVPAPGPAPAPGPVPAAVTLPVPAAA; the protein is encoded by the coding sequence ATGGGTATGACCCTGGCTGAGAAGGTCTGGCGCGACCACGTCGTGACCCAGGGTGCCGACGGCGCCCCTGACCTGCTCTACATCGACCTCCACCTCGTCCACGAGGTCACCAGCCCCCAGGCCTTCGAGGGCCTGCGCCTGGCCGGCCGCCAGGTCCGCCGCCCCGACCTGACCCTGGCCACCGAGGACCACAACACCCCCACCCTGGACATCGACCTGCCCATCGCCGACCCCACGTCCCGCACCCAGATCGAGACCCTGCGACGCAACTGCGCCGAGTTCGGGGTGCGCCTGCACTCCCTGGGCGACGCCGACCAGGGCATCGTCCACGCCGTCGGCCCCCAGCTGGGCCTGACCCAGCCCGGCATGACGGTGGTGTGCGGGGACTCCCACACCTCCACCCACGGCGCCTTCGGGGCCCTGGCCTTCGGCATCGGCACCTCCCAGGTGGAGCACGTCCTGGCCACCCAGACCCTGCCCATTGCCCCCTTCAGGACCATGAGCGTGACCATTGACGGCGACCTGCCCGCGGGCAGCGGGGCCAAGGACATTATCCTGGCCATTATCGCCAAGATCGGCACCAACGGCGCCCAGGGCCACGTCATCGAGTACCGCGGCCGCGCCATCGAGCAGCTCTCGATGGAGGCCCGCATGACCATCTGCAACATGAGCATCGAGGGCGGGGCCCGCGCCGGCATGATCGCCCCCGACGCCGTCACCTACGACTACCTCGCCGGGCGGCCCCACGCCCCCGTCGGCGCGGACTGGGACGCCGCCGTGGCCTACTGGGACTCCCTGCGCACCGACGCCGACGCCGTCTTCGACACCGAGGTGGTCCTGGAGGCCGCCGACATCGAGCCCTTCGTCACCTGGGGCACCAACCCCGGCCAGGGCCTGCCCATCTCGGCGGCCGTCCCCGACCCCGAGGACATCGCCGACGCCACCGAGCGCCTCGCCGCCCAGCGCGCCATCGAGTACATGGACCTGACCCCCGGCACGCCCCTGCGCCAGATCCCGGTCGACGCCGTCTTCGTGGGGAGCTGCACCAACGGGCGCATCGAGGACCTGCGCACCGCCGCCGAGGTGGTCCGGGGCCGCACCAAGGCCCCCGGCCTGCGCATGCTGGTGGTTCCCGCCTCGGCCCGCATCCGCCTCCAGGCCGAGGCCGAGGGCCTGGACCAGGTCTTCAAGGACTTCGGCGCCGAGTGGCGCAACGCCGGGTGCTCCATGTGCCTGGCCATGAACCCCGACAAGCTCGCCCCCGGGGAGCGCGCCGCCTCCACCTCCAACCGCAACTTCGAGGGGCGTCAGGGCAAGGGCGGGCGCACCCACCTGGTCTCCCCGGCGGTGGCCGCGGCCACCGCGGTGCGCGGCACCCTGTCCAGCCCCGCCGACCTGCCGCCCCTGCCCGCCCGCCCGGCCACCACCACGGCACCTGGGGTCCCTGCACCCGGGCCCGCCCCGGCACCCGGGCCCGTCCCGGCCGCCGTCACCCTGCCCGTCCCCGCCGCGGCCTGA
- a CDS encoding IclR family transcriptional regulator, translating to MDARSEAMNDSENGSGVGVIDKAALVMNALEAGPATLAQLVTATHLARPTAHRIAVALEFHRLVARDSQGRFVLGPRLSELASAAGEDHLLAAAGPVLAALRDKTHESAQLYRRQGDVRVCVANAERPIGLRDSIPVGATMSMLGGSGAQVLLAWEEPDRLHRGLVGARFNATMLSTVRRRGWAQSVGEREPGVASVSAPVRATGGKVIAAVSISGPIERMGRQPGRVHGAVVMAAARRLSEVLRSSDED from the coding sequence ATGGACGCACGGAGTGAGGCCATGAACGACTCGGAAAACGGCAGCGGCGTCGGCGTCATCGACAAGGCCGCCCTGGTCATGAACGCCCTGGAGGCGGGCCCGGCCACCCTGGCCCAGCTCGTCACGGCTACCCACCTGGCCCGCCCCACCGCCCACCGCATCGCGGTGGCACTGGAGTTCCACCGCCTGGTGGCACGCGACTCCCAGGGACGGTTCGTCCTGGGGCCGCGCCTGAGCGAGCTCGCCTCCGCCGCCGGGGAGGACCACCTCCTGGCCGCCGCGGGCCCGGTGCTGGCCGCCCTGCGGGACAAGACCCACGAGTCGGCCCAGCTCTACCGGCGCCAGGGGGACGTGCGGGTCTGCGTGGCCAACGCCGAGCGGCCCATCGGCCTGCGCGACTCCATCCCGGTGGGGGCCACCATGTCCATGCTCGGCGGCTCGGGCGCCCAGGTCCTGCTGGCCTGGGAGGAGCCCGACCGCCTGCACCGGGGGCTGGTGGGGGCGCGCTTCAACGCCACCATGCTCTCCACCGTCCGACGTCGCGGCTGGGCCCAGTCCGTGGGCGAGCGCGAGCCGGGGGTGGCCTCCGTCTCAGCACCTGTGCGGGCCACGGGGGGCAAGGTCATTGCCGCCGTGTCCATCTCCGGGCCCATTGAGCGGATGGGACGCCAGCCCGGCCGGGTCCACGGCGCCGTGGTCATGGCCGCGGCCCGCCGCCTGTCCGAGGTCCTGCGCAGCTCCGACGAGGACTGA
- a CDS encoding DUF6318 family protein, whose amino-acid sequence MRGVAMVRSGSWVPALAVVMVSVLAGCSGGGVSGASPSVDPYEVGASAMAAAASASASARASRDAALGPDLVARRDAALATPPPDKPENLGEDSLEAAAAAAVYFFSLYRYAAVTGDTKDFEAMSEQRCKFCADLVDKTTRLHQEGGWADPWEQTAEKVEAYPLNPGYEYHQVDVTLFMGDITTCEGNSPDTKTTPAETEKLHVALRYHDGTWTVGGVEVVKP is encoded by the coding sequence GTGAGGGGGGTCGCGATGGTGCGGTCCGGGTCGTGGGTGCCTGCCCTGGCGGTGGTCATGGTGTCCGTCCTGGCGGGGTGCTCCGGTGGTGGCGTCTCTGGTGCGTCGCCGAGTGTGGATCCCTATGAGGTGGGTGCCAGTGCGATGGCGGCGGCGGCCTCGGCGTCGGCCAGTGCGCGGGCCAGTCGTGACGCGGCCCTGGGGCCGGACCTGGTGGCCAGGCGTGATGCGGCCCTGGCCACACCACCGCCGGACAAGCCTGAGAACCTGGGCGAGGACAGCCTGGAGGCCGCAGCTGCCGCGGCCGTGTACTTCTTCAGTCTCTACCGGTACGCGGCGGTCACCGGTGACACCAAGGACTTTGAGGCCATGAGCGAGCAGCGGTGCAAGTTCTGCGCCGACCTTGTTGACAAGACCACCAGGCTGCACCAGGAGGGGGGCTGGGCCGACCCCTGGGAGCAGACCGCCGAGAAGGTCGAGGCCTACCCCCTCAACCCCGGATACGAATACCACCAGGTAGACGTCACCCTCTTTATGGGGGACATTACGACGTGCGAGGGAAACAGTCCCGACACCAAGACTACGCCAGCGGAGACGGAGAAGCTCCACGTGGCGCTGCGTTATCATGACGGTACGTGGACCGTCGGAGGAGTGGAGGTTGTTAAGCCATGA
- a CDS encoding zinc transporter, translating to MVVSFSVSKPGKVPLVCVAYAPDPGHLFCMPYEPDPEEPAPAAVPVVVSARDVASLMVEGSGITRQPPGGTARVDVDLIAYTDPTTRSLSTTVAGTPVEVEATPVSYHWDWGDATTTTTTSPGAPWPHQTVTHRYHHPQTGVHLTLTTTWTARYRPQDGTWHDVQGTVTTTQQSDTFNLVDTTTHLTDHAEHTQGH from the coding sequence GTGGTGGTGTCGTTCTCGGTGTCGAAGCCGGGCAAGGTCCCGCTGGTGTGCGTGGCCTACGCGCCGGACCCCGGCCACCTGTTCTGCATGCCCTACGAACCCGACCCCGAGGAGCCTGCGCCGGCTGCGGTGCCGGTGGTGGTCTCGGCCAGGGACGTGGCGTCCCTGATGGTGGAGGGGTCGGGTATCACCCGCCAGCCCCCTGGTGGCACGGCCCGGGTGGACGTGGACCTCATCGCCTACACCGACCCCACCACACGGTCCCTGTCCACCACCGTGGCCGGCACCCCGGTGGAGGTGGAGGCCACGCCCGTCTCCTACCACTGGGACTGGGGGGACGCCACCACCACGACCACCACCAGCCCCGGCGCCCCCTGGCCCCACCAGACCGTGACCCACCGCTACCACCACCCCCAGACCGGCGTCCACCTCACCCTGACCACCACCTGGACCGCCCGCTACCGCCCCCAGGACGGAACCTGGCACGACGTCCAAGGCACCGTCACAACCACCCAACAGTCTGACACCTTCAACCTAGTAGACACCACAACACACCTCACCGACCACGCAGAACACACACAAGGACACTAG
- a CDS encoding restriction endonuclease: MSNVVPTWEGFLVPALRVLSDGGVWPVRELRQRARQDMGLTEDQCAVRIPSGEPMWTNRLGWALSYLSHAGAVEHPARGRYVMTQTGQALLRHHPEALTTSDLEALPGYSWPDPGRKGSSTQQRATLGDTLVDPTEQVYDGVRRLNDSVAQDLLERLHTQGPVFFEQAVLDLLVAMGYGGTQGAVTRTRLSGDDGIDGIIDQDALGLSRIYVQAKCYDPRGTVSRPDVQGFAGALQGAQASQGVFITTASFSARAREYAERVASRIVLIDGARLASLMIRYGVGVQVRDTIRIVEVDEGFFE, encoded by the coding sequence ATGAGCAACGTCGTCCCCACGTGGGAGGGGTTTCTGGTCCCGGCCTTGCGGGTCCTGTCTGACGGCGGAGTCTGGCCGGTTCGTGAGCTACGCCAGCGCGCCCGGCAGGACATGGGGCTTACCGAGGACCAGTGCGCCGTGCGGATTCCCTCCGGTGAGCCTATGTGGACCAACCGCCTGGGGTGGGCGCTGTCCTACCTGTCCCACGCCGGTGCGGTCGAGCACCCTGCCCGGGGCAGATACGTCATGACACAGACCGGGCAGGCACTGCTCCGGCACCACCCCGAGGCCTTGACCACGTCCGACCTGGAGGCCCTGCCCGGATACAGCTGGCCGGATCCGGGCAGGAAGGGCTCTTCGACGCAGCAGCGTGCGACTCTGGGAGACACCCTGGTCGATCCCACCGAGCAGGTCTACGACGGCGTCAGGCGTCTGAATGATTCCGTGGCCCAGGATCTGCTGGAGCGTCTTCATACGCAGGGTCCTGTCTTCTTTGAGCAGGCGGTGCTCGACCTGCTCGTGGCCATGGGCTACGGCGGTACCCAGGGGGCCGTAACCCGTACCCGTCTATCCGGCGACGATGGCATTGACGGGATCATTGACCAGGACGCGCTGGGCCTCAGTCGCATATACGTCCAGGCCAAATGCTATGACCCGCGGGGCACAGTCAGCCGACCCGATGTCCAGGGATTTGCAGGGGCCCTCCAGGGCGCACAGGCCAGCCAGGGGGTCTTTATCACCACAGCCTCTTTTAGCGCTCGCGCCCGGGAGTACGCCGAGCGGGTCGCCAGCCGGATTGTCCTGATCGACGGCGCCCGGCTCGCCTCCCTTATGATCCGTTACGGCGTGGGGGTCCAGGTCCGGGACACAATCCGAATTGTCGAGGTTGACGAAGGCTTCTTTGAGTAA